Proteins found in one Megalobrama amblycephala isolate DHTTF-2021 linkage group LG5, ASM1881202v1, whole genome shotgun sequence genomic segment:
- the LOC125268181 gene encoding uncharacterized protein LOC125268181 translates to MDVTIVRQSEDVKKAVGDQVSFRPDKFIPPVTSIIWKHTNTDGYVVKAIEWDEGEILIPNLRFKDITTVDEKTGQITITNLKVEHSGVYTLEINSKEQQQSFTLTVMERVPKPEIKTEKSEDNPDVVNLRCEYSETIIWKNSAGETLTGSPITPKGESITVKKNGNPETFYTCTLDNGASKETSDRVYERDLFKDDSKSGSGLIAGIVI, encoded by the exons atggatgtgactattgtgagacAAA GTGAAGATGTGAAGAAAGCAGTGGGTGATCAAGTTTCTTTTCGTCCAGACAAATTCATTCCTCCTGTCACCAGCATCATCtggaaacacacaaacactgatGGATATGTTGTCAAGGCGATTGAATGGGATGAAGGAGAAATTCTAATCCCGAATCTGAGATTCAAAGACATCACAACTGTTGATGAGAAGACTGGACAAATCACTATAACTAATCTAAAAGTTGAACATAGTGGAGTTTATACCCTTGAGATCAACAGTAAAGAGCAGCAACAGAGTTTCACCTTGACTGTTATGG AGCGGGTCCCAAAACCTGAGATAAAAACAGAGAAGAGTGAAGATAACCCTGATGTTGTGAATTTGAGATGTGAGTACAGTGAAACGATCATCTGGAAGAATTCTGCTGGAGAAACACTGACGGGTTCACCAATCACTCCGAAAGGAGAGTCcatcacagtaaaaaaaaatggaaatccAGAAACCTTCTACACCTGTACACTCGATAACGGCGCAAGTAAAGAAACCAGTGATCGGGTCTATGAGAGAGATCTGTTCAAAG aTGATTCAAAGAGTGGATCTGGGTTGATAGCGGGTATTGTCATCTAA
- the LOC125269316 gene encoding uncharacterized protein LOC125269316, protein MDTLLMMIPDLLQVQRYVCTYRYSQDHLELLFNSVRASGGWNNNPTAGQFQGIFRRLMVRCCVSPSGSGNVAAQDETVSLSAADIHSVLMAEEELLSPFANIPAVICDHSYLPTRFGGLVDNALVYISGFVVRKILKKLSCEVCRASLVTAAVPSSSDQSYHLLELKNNGGLMIPSEGTVKVVRAAERVIRQNSKEQGVRVSFVNRFVRAEIGSEDVFLLGEHIADTQFGIENHHFMLVSFVVSVFHKVRLHHIAKLTTLELQSASIRKKLCKTVLFKGF, encoded by the exons ATGGACACATTGTTGATGATGATTCCTGACCTGCTCCAAGTTCAGCGTTATGTCTGCACATACCGCTACAGTCAGGATCACTTGGAGCTTTTGTTCAATTCTGTCAGGGCATCAG gaggcTGGAATAACAATCCAACTGCAGGGCAGTTCCAAGGCATTTTCCGTCGTCTGATGGTACGTTGTTGTGTCTCACCAAGTGGGTCAGGCAACGTGGCAGCACAAGATGAAACTGTGTCCCTATCAGCTGCAGACATTCACTCTGTTTTAATGGCAGAGGAAGAGCTTCTGTCCCCATTTGCAAACATTCCTGCAGTCATATGTGACCACAGTTACCTGCCCACCCGCTTTGGTGGTCTTGTGGACAATGCCCTTGTCTACATTTCAGGGTTTGTTGTCagaaaaattctgaaaaaactGTCCTGTGAGGTGTGCCGTGCAAGCCTCGTCACAGCTGCTGTACCCTCATCTTCTGACCAGAGCTACCACCTGCTTGAACTTAAAAACAATGGTGGGCTGATGATCCCCTCAGAGGGAACAGTGAAGGTGGTCAGAGCAGCAGAGCGTGTGATTCGACAAAACTCAAAGGAACAAGGTGTCCGTGTGTCCTTCGTCAACCGTTTCGTTCGGGCGGAGATTGGTTCAGAGGATGTGTTCTTACTTGGGGAGCACATTGCAGACACCCAATTCGGAATTGAGAACCATCATTTCATGCTTGTGTCATTTGTGGTGTCTGTATTTCACAAAGTAAGGCTGCACCACATTGCAAAATTAACTACCCTGGAGTTACAGAGTGCAAGCATACGAAAGAAGCTGTGCAAAACAGTTCTTTTTAAAGGATTTTAG